A section of the Phaseolus vulgaris cultivar G19833 chromosome 8, P. vulgaris v2.0, whole genome shotgun sequence genome encodes:
- the LOC137823914 gene encoding uncharacterized calcium-binding protein At1g02270-like isoform X2: MGRISRTRSCAIASSMQDNQHQPPCITCTTFNILAPIYKRLNHEDQNCRESDYRACWLARNQRILDWLLYERSSIICLQEFWIGNEELVDVYDKRLGDAGYINFKLARTNNRGDGLLIAVQKDYFTVVNYKELHFNDCSDRVAQLLHVELASSLSQCQNSDVRHEILIVNTHLLFPHDSSLCLVRLHQVYKILQYLESYQNEHQLKPLPILLCGDWNGSKRGHVYKFLRSQGFVSSYDAAHQYTDADAHKWVSHHNHLGNTCGVDFIWLLNPDKYQKLLKTSWSEALFSMFKYLVQKDSLTERDAFAFLKVDNEDCITYSGFCAALRQLNLIGHCHGLSVEETKDLWIQADINGNGVIDYKGFLQIWNPTGSDERDDKNGQHDDEANDSEKEQTIGFNVKNAVLFPPEVEKGRWPEDYSLSDHATLTVVLSPIRMLCHTPK, translated from the exons ATGGGAAGAATTTCAAGGACCAGAAGTTGCGCAATTGCCTCTTCAATGCAAGATAACCAACACCAACCACCTTGCATTACCTGCACCACTTTTAACATTCTTGCACCAATATACAAGCGTCTCAACCATGAG GATCAGAATTGCCGTGAAAGTGACTACAGAGCGTGTTGGTTGGCCAGGAATCAGAGGATATTGGATTGGTTGTTGTATGAGAGATCTTCTATTATCTGTCTTCAG GAATTTTGGATTGGAAACGAAGAGCTTGTTGATGTGTATGACAAGAGACTTGGTGATGCTGGTTATATTAATTTCAAGCTTGCAAGGACTAACAATCGTGGTGATG GTCTTCTGATAGCAGTGCAAAAGGATTATTTCACAGTTGTTAACTATAAGGAGCTGCACTTTAATGACTGTAGTGATCGAGTAGCTCAACTGTTACACGTTGAGTTAGCTTCTTCCTTATCACAATGTCAAAACAGTGATGTTAGGCACGAAATTCTCATTGTCAACACTCACCTACTGTTTCCTCATGATTCGAGTCTTTGCCTTGTACGACTGCATCAA GTCTACAAGATACTTCAATATCTCGAATCTTATCAGAATGAGCACCAACTTAAGCCTTTGCCAATCCTATTATGCGG TGACTGGAATGGAAGCAAAAGAGGACATGTTTACAAGTTCCTAAGGTCTCAGGGGTTTGTATCATCATATGATGCTGCACATCAATACACTGATGCTGATGCTCACAAG TGGGTTAGCCACCACAATCATCTCGGAAACACATGTGGTGTGGATTTTATATGGCTTCTTAACCCTGACAAATATCAAAAACTACTTAAAACAAGTTGGAGCGAAGCACTGTTTAGCATGTTTAAG TATCTAGTGCAAAAAGATTCACTGACAGAGAGAGATGCATTTGCTTTTCTAAAGGTTGACAATGAAGATTGTATTACCTATTCTGGTTTCTGTGCAGCACTTAGACAG CTTAATTTAATTGGTCATTGTCATGGGTTAAGTGTTGAAGAGACAAAGGACTTGTGGATTCAAGCAGATATAAATGGAAATGGTGTTATTGATTATAAAGGATTTCTG CAAATCTGGAATCCAACAGGATCAGATGAAAGAGATGACAAGAATGGGCAACATGATGATGAGGCAAATGATAGTGAGAAGGAGCAAACGATTGgttttaatgtaaaaaatgcAGTTCTTTTCCCTCCAGAGGTAGAAAAAGGTAGATGGCCTGAAGACTACTCTCTCTCTGATCATGCAACACTCACTGTAGTGCTCTCACCTATAAGAATGCTATGCCACACTCCAAAATAA
- the LOC137823915 gene encoding transcription termination factor MTERF4, chloroplastic — MKAINFSGSIAKPSFLIGHSEMPILTFGHCKLSATLALRLSRDCIRRMELITKLHYSVADRTFSSGSVYSPASDSDSGRLNRRRGGSSSIYSRPSLSEMKKEKAAIREKVYEFLMSLGIVPDELDGLELPVTVDVMRERIEFLHSLGLTIEDINNYPLVLGCSVKKNMIPVLDYLGKLGVRESSITWFLQRYPQVLHASVVVDLMPVVNYLKGMDIKPEDIPRVLERYPELLGFKLEGTMSTSVAYLIGIGVGRREIGGILTKFPEILGMRVGRIIKPFVEYMESLGIPRLAIARLIEQRPYILGFGLDEKVKPNVKSLEVFNVRRTSLPSIIAQYPDIIGTDLNSKLANQRSILNSVLDLDPEEFGRVVEKMPHVVSLIRGPMLKHVDFLKDCGFSLPQMRKMIVACPQLLALNIDIMKLSFDYFQMEMKRPLEDLVTFPAFFTYGLESTIKPRHVMVAKKGLKCSLSWMLNCSNEKFEQRMDYDTIDMEEMEMESSFDMNSLTQPRSDDESDFDYEDSDEDNE, encoded by the coding sequence ATGAAAGCAATAAACTTTTCTGGTAGCATAGCAAAACCCAGTTTTTTGATTGGCCATTCGGAAATGCCTATTCTAACATTTGGTCATTGTAAGCTGAGTGCTACCCTTGCTTTACGGTTATCTCGTGATTGCATTAGGAGGATGGAATTGATTACGAAACTTCACTATTCTGTTGCTGATAGGACATTTAGTTCTGGTTCTGTGTATTCGCCGGCGTCTGATTCGGACTCCGGTAGATTGAATCGTAGGCGGGGAGGTTCCTCATCGATATATAGCCGTCCTAGTTTATCAGAAATGAAGAAAGAGAAGGCTGCAATAAGGGAAAAGGTTTATGAATTCTTGATGTCACTTGGCATTGTTCCTGATGAGCTTGATGGTCTTGAACTTCCTGTGACTGTTGATGTTATGAGGGAGCGCATAGAGTTTCTTCATAGTTTGGGGCTTACAATTGAAGACATCAACAACTATCCACTTGTTCTTGGCTGCAGCGTCAAGAAGAACATGATTCCTGTGCTTGACTATCTTGGTAAATTGGGAGTGAGGGAATCCTCTATCACGTGGTTCTTGCAGAGGTACCCACAAGTTCTCCATGCTAGTGTTGTTGTGGATCTTATGCCGGTGGTAAATTATCTTAAGGGGATGGATATCAAGCCTGAGGATATCCCTCGTGTTCTTGAGAGGTACCCTGAATTGCTTGGCTTCAAACTTGAGGGAACCATGAGCACCTCGGTTGCTTATTTGATTGGAATTGGTGTAGGAAGAAGAGAAATTGGGGGTATTTTAACTAAATTTCCAGAGATTTTGGGGATGCGAGTTGGTAGAATTATCAAGCCTTTTGTGGAGTATATGGAAAGTTTGGGGATTCCAAGGTTAGCCATTGCTAGACTGATAGAGCAACGACCCTATATTCTTGGATTTGGGCTGGATGAGAAGGTGAAACCAAATGTTAAATCCCTTGAAGTGTTTAATGTGAGGCGAACATCACTTCCGTCTATAATTGCTCAGTATCCTGACATCATTGGAACTGATTTAAATTCAAAGCTTGCCAATCAGAGAAGTATACTCAATTCTGTACTTGATTTGGATCCAGAGGAATTTGGCCGAGTTGTTGAGAAGATGCCACATGTAGTTAGCCTCATTAGGGGACCTATGCTGAAGCATGTTGATTTTCTTAAGGATTGTGGCTTTTCATTGCCACAGATGAGGAAGATGATTGTTGCATGCCCTCAATTACTCGCTTTAAACATTGACATCATGAAACTTAGCTTTGATTACTTCCAAATGGAGATGAAAAGGCCTTTGGAAGACTTGGTTACATTCCCTGCATTCTTCACTTATGGTTTGGAGTCAACTATAAAGCCTAGGCATGTGATGGTTGCCAAGAAAGGGTTAAAGTGTTCTCTGTCATGGATGCTTAATTGTTCTAATGAGAAATTTGAGCAACGAATGGACTATGACACTATTGACATGGaagaaatggaaatggaatcATCATTTGACATGAATTCACTAACACAACCAAGGAGTGATGATGAATCAGATTTTGACTATGAAGACAGTGATGAAGATAATGAGTAG
- the LOC137823914 gene encoding uncharacterized calcium-binding protein At1g02270-like isoform X1, with translation MGRISRTRSCAIASSMQDNQHQPPCITCTTFNILAPIYKRLNHEDQNCRESDYRACWLARNQRILDWLLYERSSIICLQEFWIGNEELVDVYDKRLGDAGYINFKLARTNNRGDGLLIAVQKDYFTVVNYKELHFNDCSDRVAQLLHVELASSLSQCQNSDVRHEILIVNTHLLFPHDSSLCLVRLHQVYKILQYLESYQNEHQLKPLPILLCGDWNGSKRGHVYKFLRSQGFVSSYDAAHQYTDADAHKWVSHHNHLGNTCGVDFIWLLNPDKYQKLLKTSWSEALFSMFKYLVQKDSLTERDAFAFLKVDNEDCITYSGFCAALRQLNLIGHCHGLSVEETKDLWIQADINGNGVIDYKGFLQQIWNPTGSDERDDKNGQHDDEANDSEKEQTIGFNVKNAVLFPPEVEKGRWPEDYSLSDHATLTVVLSPIRMLCHTPK, from the exons ATGGGAAGAATTTCAAGGACCAGAAGTTGCGCAATTGCCTCTTCAATGCAAGATAACCAACACCAACCACCTTGCATTACCTGCACCACTTTTAACATTCTTGCACCAATATACAAGCGTCTCAACCATGAG GATCAGAATTGCCGTGAAAGTGACTACAGAGCGTGTTGGTTGGCCAGGAATCAGAGGATATTGGATTGGTTGTTGTATGAGAGATCTTCTATTATCTGTCTTCAG GAATTTTGGATTGGAAACGAAGAGCTTGTTGATGTGTATGACAAGAGACTTGGTGATGCTGGTTATATTAATTTCAAGCTTGCAAGGACTAACAATCGTGGTGATG GTCTTCTGATAGCAGTGCAAAAGGATTATTTCACAGTTGTTAACTATAAGGAGCTGCACTTTAATGACTGTAGTGATCGAGTAGCTCAACTGTTACACGTTGAGTTAGCTTCTTCCTTATCACAATGTCAAAACAGTGATGTTAGGCACGAAATTCTCATTGTCAACACTCACCTACTGTTTCCTCATGATTCGAGTCTTTGCCTTGTACGACTGCATCAA GTCTACAAGATACTTCAATATCTCGAATCTTATCAGAATGAGCACCAACTTAAGCCTTTGCCAATCCTATTATGCGG TGACTGGAATGGAAGCAAAAGAGGACATGTTTACAAGTTCCTAAGGTCTCAGGGGTTTGTATCATCATATGATGCTGCACATCAATACACTGATGCTGATGCTCACAAG TGGGTTAGCCACCACAATCATCTCGGAAACACATGTGGTGTGGATTTTATATGGCTTCTTAACCCTGACAAATATCAAAAACTACTTAAAACAAGTTGGAGCGAAGCACTGTTTAGCATGTTTAAG TATCTAGTGCAAAAAGATTCACTGACAGAGAGAGATGCATTTGCTTTTCTAAAGGTTGACAATGAAGATTGTATTACCTATTCTGGTTTCTGTGCAGCACTTAGACAG CTTAATTTAATTGGTCATTGTCATGGGTTAAGTGTTGAAGAGACAAAGGACTTGTGGATTCAAGCAGATATAAATGGAAATGGTGTTATTGATTATAAAGGATTTCTG CAGCAAATCTGGAATCCAACAGGATCAGATGAAAGAGATGACAAGAATGGGCAACATGATGATGAGGCAAATGATAGTGAGAAGGAGCAAACGATTGgttttaatgtaaaaaatgcAGTTCTTTTCCCTCCAGAGGTAGAAAAAGGTAGATGGCCTGAAGACTACTCTCTCTCTGATCATGCAACACTCACTGTAGTGCTCTCACCTATAAGAATGCTATGCCACACTCCAAAATAA